In one Tessaracoccus palaemonis genomic region, the following are encoded:
- the nuoE gene encoding NADH-quinone oxidoreductase subunit NuoE has product MSGHFESHFPESGSVDYADQSTNIDETTISELRLLAGRYPQPRSALLPMLHLVQSVDGRVSPRGIEVCADILGISTAQVSGVATFYTMYKRRPAGKHHVGVCTTALCAVMGGDILLERAKKRLGIDENQTTPDGQVSLERLECNAACDFAPVMMVNWEFFDNMTPEKADELLDKLTRDEEVKSPRGATLTSWKQAERVLAGFPDGRADEGPSAGEASTLGRRLADENSWAAPAADAAPAPAPEEAAK; this is encoded by the coding sequence ATGAGCGGCCACTTCGAGAGCCATTTCCCCGAGTCCGGCTCGGTCGACTACGCGGACCAGTCCACGAACATCGACGAGACCACCATCAGCGAGCTGCGCCTGCTCGCAGGCCGCTACCCGCAGCCCCGCTCGGCGCTGCTGCCGATGCTGCACCTGGTGCAGAGCGTCGACGGCCGGGTCAGCCCCCGTGGCATCGAGGTCTGCGCCGACATCCTGGGCATCTCCACCGCCCAGGTCTCCGGCGTGGCCACCTTCTACACCATGTACAAGCGGCGCCCGGCGGGCAAGCACCACGTCGGTGTCTGCACGACGGCGCTGTGCGCGGTGATGGGCGGCGACATTCTGCTGGAGCGCGCCAAGAAACGCCTCGGCATCGACGAGAACCAGACGACGCCCGACGGCCAGGTCTCGCTCGAGCGCCTCGAGTGCAACGCGGCCTGCGACTTCGCCCCGGTGATGATGGTCAACTGGGAGTTCTTCGACAACATGACCCCCGAGAAGGCGGACGAGCTGCTCGACAAGCTCACCCGCGACGAGGAGGTCAAGTCCCCGCGCGGGGCCACGCTGACCTCCTGGAAGCAGGCCGAGCGGGTGCTCGCCGGCTTCCCCGACGGCCGCGCCGACGAGGGCCCGTCCGCGGGCGAGGCCTCGACGCTGGGCCGCCGCCTCGCCGACGAGAACAGCTGGGCCGCCCCCGCCGCCGACGCGGCGCCGGCCCCCGCCCCTGAGGAGGCCGCGAAGTGA
- a CDS encoding NADH-quinone oxidoreductase subunit J, giving the protein MIPLVTASEVAFWVCAPIAVLCALGVLLSRKAVHSAIAMAGVMIALAVLYAAQDAPFLFVIQIVVYTGAILMLFLFVVMLIGVDATDSVVETLKGHRIASAIVAFAIGVLLICAVAQFTLGGEPAGLAEANAEYGGNIQSIAALLFTKYVFLFEATAALLITGAVGAMLLAHGEQLFTKVTQPEQLKNRMKAYAEDGEHPGTLPNSGVFARHNAISTPALLPDGSIAEKSVSETLRMRGVIVDVDELRGPTTSAYAALDARDQELEGDDE; this is encoded by the coding sequence ATGATCCCGCTGGTCACCGCCAGCGAGGTGGCGTTCTGGGTGTGCGCGCCCATCGCGGTGCTGTGCGCGCTCGGCGTGCTGCTGTCGCGTAAGGCCGTGCACTCGGCCATCGCGATGGCGGGCGTGATGATCGCGCTGGCCGTGCTGTACGCGGCCCAGGACGCCCCGTTCCTGTTCGTCATCCAGATCGTCGTCTACACCGGCGCGATCCTGATGCTGTTCCTCTTCGTCGTGATGCTGATCGGCGTCGACGCGACGGACTCGGTCGTCGAGACGCTCAAGGGCCACCGCATCGCCTCCGCGATCGTCGCCTTCGCCATCGGCGTGCTGCTGATCTGCGCCGTCGCCCAGTTCACCCTCGGCGGTGAGCCGGCCGGCCTGGCAGAGGCGAACGCGGAGTACGGCGGCAACATCCAGTCGATCGCGGCGCTGCTGTTCACCAAGTACGTCTTCCTGTTCGAGGCGACCGCGGCCCTGCTGATCACCGGCGCCGTCGGCGCGATGCTGCTGGCGCACGGCGAGCAGCTGTTCACCAAGGTGACGCAGCCGGAGCAGCTGAAGAACCGCATGAAGGCCTACGCCGAGGACGGCGAGCACCCCGGGACGCTGCCCAACTCCGGTGTCTTCGCCCGGCACAACGCGATCTCGACGCCTGCGCTGCTGCCCGACGGCAGCATCGCGGAGAAGTCGGTCTCGGAGACCCTGCGCATGCGCGGGGTCATCGTCGACGTCGACGAGCTGCGCGGCCCGACCACCTCTGCCTACGCGGCGCTCGACGCGCGTGACCAGGAGCTCGAAGGAGACGACGAATGA
- the nuoH gene encoding NADH-quinone oxidoreductase subunit NuoH, which produces MGIFLNDPWWLILIKVVALFVVLLVWTIFNVWYERRLVGKMQHRLGPIMNGPFGLGQALADGAKLLVKEDFRPAKADKWVFNLAPVLTAVAAFTCWTVIPFSGELEIFGVTTRLQVADLPVAAVFILASASIGIYGIVLAGWAGNSTYSFLGSVRSTAQMISYEIAMGLSMVAVFLMAGTMSTSQIVEAQRETILFALPWDRATTVDIGLSGWYALLLFPSFIIYAIAMVGETNRAPFDLPECESELVSGYLTEYSGFRYALYFLAEYINMATVSAVCTTLFLGGYLPPWPLTLVPGMDNPWLGPVWFVLKVQLLISVFVWLRGTLPRLRYDQFMGFGWKVLIEVSLLWIVLIALFPDYTLAIAVVLVAVLVLWFGRENRKTERPELVVEEDFDPFAGGYPVPPLPGQVLPELVGVVHATEPAHEEAADPVAAAEEGKGL; this is translated from the coding sequence ATGGGCATCTTTCTCAACGACCCGTGGTGGCTGATCCTGATCAAGGTGGTGGCGCTGTTCGTGGTGCTGCTGGTCTGGACGATCTTCAACGTCTGGTACGAGCGTCGCCTCGTCGGCAAGATGCAGCACCGCCTCGGCCCGATCATGAACGGCCCCTTCGGCCTCGGACAGGCACTGGCCGACGGCGCGAAGCTGCTCGTCAAGGAGGACTTCCGCCCGGCGAAGGCCGACAAGTGGGTCTTCAACCTGGCCCCGGTGCTGACCGCGGTGGCCGCGTTCACCTGCTGGACGGTCATCCCGTTCTCGGGTGAGCTGGAGATCTTCGGCGTCACGACGCGTCTGCAGGTCGCCGACCTGCCCGTCGCCGCGGTCTTCATCCTCGCGTCCGCCTCCATCGGCATCTACGGCATCGTGCTCGCCGGCTGGGCGGGCAACTCCACCTACTCGTTCCTCGGCTCGGTGCGCTCCACCGCGCAGATGATCTCCTACGAGATCGCGATGGGCCTGTCCATGGTCGCGGTGTTCCTGATGGCCGGCACCATGTCGACGTCGCAGATCGTCGAGGCGCAGCGCGAGACCATCTTGTTCGCGCTGCCCTGGGACCGCGCGACGACGGTCGACATCGGCCTGTCCGGCTGGTACGCGCTGCTGCTGTTCCCGTCCTTCATCATCTACGCCATCGCGATGGTCGGCGAGACCAACAGAGCGCCGTTCGACCTGCCCGAGTGCGAGTCCGAGCTGGTCTCCGGCTACCTGACCGAGTACTCCGGCTTCCGCTACGCGCTGTACTTCCTCGCGGAGTACATCAACATGGCGACCGTCTCGGCCGTGTGCACCACGCTGTTCCTCGGCGGCTACCTGCCGCCGTGGCCGCTGACGCTGGTGCCCGGCATGGACAACCCGTGGCTCGGCCCGGTCTGGTTCGTGCTGAAGGTCCAGCTGCTCATCTCGGTGTTCGTCTGGCTGCGTGGCACGCTTCCGCGCCTGCGCTACGACCAGTTCATGGGCTTCGGCTGGAAGGTGCTGATCGAGGTCTCCCTGCTGTGGATCGTGCTCATCGCGCTGTTCCCCGACTACACGCTGGCCATCGCCGTCGTGCTCGTCGCGGTGCTGGTGCTGTGGTTCGGCCGCGAGAACAGAAAGACCGAGAGACCCGAGTTGGTGGTCGAGGAGGACTTCGACCCGTTCGCTGGCGGGTACCCCGTGCCCCCGCTGCCCGGCCAGGTGCTGCCCGAGCTCGTCGGCGTCGTGCACGCCACCGAGCCCGCTCATGAGGAGGCCGCGGACCCCGTGGCCGCTGCTGAAGAAGGGAAGGGCCTGTAG
- a CDS encoding NADH-quinone oxidoreductase subunit D: MSTHAATEDIFAGSGGEPKADRVYLAQGGDWADIAGEQAERGDETIVVNMGPQHPSTHGVLRLILEMDGETVTSIRPGIGFLHTGIEKNMEFKTWTQGVTYVTRMDYVAPLFNEVAYCLAVEKLLGITDDIPERASIIRVLVMELNRIASHLVAMGTGGMEIGALTVMTIAFREREMILDFLEGLSGLRMNHAYVRPGGVANDLPEDGISHLRTVIDWLKKHLPEYATFCNENPIFINRLSNVGVLDLSACMALGVTGPRLRGTGYGYDLRRMQPYCGYETYDFDVVTWPSNDCYGAFRIRLQECWESLKIVEQCLERLERTQGQPVMVADKKIAWPAQLALGPDGQGNSNEHIKHIMGESMEALIHHFKIVTEGFKVPVGQVYQAIESPKGELACHLVSDGGTRPYRAHFRDPGFNHLQAIPAMCENGMMSDVVVAVASLDPVLGGVDR, translated from the coding sequence ATGAGCACCCACGCAGCCACTGAGGACATCTTCGCCGGCTCGGGCGGCGAGCCGAAGGCCGACCGCGTCTACCTGGCGCAGGGTGGCGACTGGGCCGACATCGCGGGCGAGCAGGCCGAGCGCGGCGACGAGACCATCGTCGTCAACATGGGCCCGCAGCACCCGTCGACGCACGGCGTGCTCCGCCTCATCCTCGAGATGGACGGCGAGACCGTCACCTCGATCCGCCCCGGCATCGGTTTCCTGCACACCGGCATCGAGAAGAACATGGAGTTCAAGACCTGGACCCAGGGCGTGACCTATGTCACGCGCATGGACTACGTCGCGCCCCTGTTCAACGAGGTCGCCTACTGTCTGGCGGTCGAGAAGCTGCTCGGCATCACCGACGACATCCCCGAGCGGGCCAGCATCATCCGCGTGCTCGTCATGGAGCTCAACCGCATCGCCTCCCACCTGGTCGCCATGGGCACCGGCGGCATGGAGATCGGCGCCCTGACGGTCATGACCATCGCGTTCCGCGAGCGTGAGATGATCCTCGACTTCCTCGAGGGCCTGTCCGGTCTGCGCATGAACCACGCGTACGTCCGCCCCGGCGGCGTGGCCAACGACCTGCCGGAGGACGGCATCAGCCACCTGCGCACGGTCATCGACTGGCTGAAGAAGCACCTGCCCGAGTACGCGACGTTCTGCAACGAGAACCCGATCTTCATCAACCGCCTCTCGAACGTCGGCGTGCTCGACCTGAGCGCCTGCATGGCACTCGGCGTCACCGGCCCCCGACTCCGGGGCACCGGCTACGGCTACGACCTGCGCAGGATGCAGCCATACTGCGGCTACGAGACGTACGACTTCGACGTCGTCACCTGGCCCTCGAACGACTGCTACGGCGCGTTCCGGATCCGCCTGCAGGAGTGCTGGGAGTCGCTCAAGATCGTCGAGCAGTGCCTCGAGCGCCTCGAGCGCACGCAGGGCCAGCCTGTCATGGTCGCCGACAAGAAGATCGCGTGGCCCGCGCAGCTGGCGCTCGGCCCCGATGGCCAGGGCAACTCGAACGAGCACATCAAGCACATCATGGGCGAGTCCATGGAGGCGCTGATCCACCACTTCAAGATCGTGACCGAGGGCTTCAAGGTGCCGGTCGGTCAGGTCTACCAGGCCATCGAGTCGCCCAAGGGCGAGCTCGCCTGCCACCTGGTCTCCGACGGCGGCACCCGTCCCTACCGGGCCCACTTCCGTGACCCGGGCTTCAACCACCTGCAGGCCATCCCGGCGATGTGTGAGAACGGCATGATGTCCGATGTCGTCGTCGCCGTCGCCAGCCTCGACCCCGTCCTTGGAGGTGTGGACCGATGA
- the nuoI gene encoding NADH-quinone oxidoreductase subunit NuoI, with the protein MGFLNQWAGFGVTFNTIFRKTFTQGYPQKGKEKVTMPRFHGRHQLNRWPDGLEKCVGCELCAWACPADAIYVEGADNTEDSRFSPGERFGHVYQINYLRCIFCGLCIEACPTRALTMTNDFKLADETRTKLIYEKQDLLAPLLPGMEQPPHPRRLGDDEKDYFLGLPATGTADTRTGTTSGAAK; encoded by the coding sequence ATGGGGTTCCTCAACCAGTGGGCCGGGTTCGGCGTCACGTTCAACACGATCTTCCGCAAGACCTTCACCCAGGGTTACCCCCAGAAGGGCAAGGAGAAGGTCACGATGCCGCGCTTCCACGGGCGGCACCAGCTCAACCGCTGGCCCGACGGCCTGGAGAAGTGTGTCGGCTGCGAGCTGTGCGCGTGGGCCTGCCCCGCGGACGCCATCTACGTCGAGGGCGCGGACAACACCGAGGACAGCCGCTTCTCGCCCGGCGAGCGCTTCGGCCACGTCTACCAGATCAACTACCTGCGCTGCATCTTCTGCGGCCTGTGCATCGAGGCATGCCCGACGCGCGCCCTGACGATGACCAACGACTTCAAGCTCGCCGACGAGACGCGCACCAAGCTGATCTACGAGAAGCAGGACCTGCTCGCCCCGCTGCTGCCCGGCATGGAGCAGCCGCCGCACCCGCGGCGCCTCGGCGACGACGAGAAGGACTACTTCCTCGGCCTGCCGGCCACCGGCACCGCCGACACCCGCACGGGCACGACCTCAGGAGCGGCCAAATGA
- a CDS encoding NADH-quinone oxidoreductase subunit G, whose protein sequence is MSVETKTASEVAPKPDLVTLTIDGTQVSVPKGTLIIRAAEMIGTAIPRFCDHPLLDPVGACRQCMVEIPDAGNGRGFPKPQASCTMPVAEGMKVNTQVTSPVAKKAQEGMLELLLINHPLDCPICDKGGECPLQNQSMSHGHGESRFTELKRTFPKPVSISAQILLDRERCVLCARCTRFSEQISGDPFIALVERGALQQIGTYEQDPYDSYFSGNVVQICPVGALTSAAYRFQARPFDLVSTPTTCEHCASGCELRTDHRHHQVKRRLAGNNPAVNEEWNCDKGRFGFMYGRGDDRVTRPLVRRDGVLQPASWPEAIDAAVHGLRVAGTSVGVQTGGRLTVENAYGYGKFARAVLGTNSVDFRSRPGSAEEADFLAAHVAGKGLGDSVQFTDLENAGHVVLVAFEPEDEMPSIFLRLRKGVRKKGLKVTTLAPFASRGTVKLGATLVPVAPGGEASALADLEGLDSGSVILVGERAATLPGLLTAAVAKADATGARLAWMPRRAGDMGAIEAGCLPALLPGGRPVADAAARVDVASHWGVESLPTAPGLSADEQFAALADGSLKALVVAGVDPADLADPDAALAGLEAAQFVVSIEQRLSPVTERADVVFPACLLEEQNGHFLNWEHREGRVRMINKATVSPMSDLRILAALSDALGSDLGFRAAKQAWADFTELGSWDGDRATAAPVEAPEHAADGTLVVGWRELLDASKGTDYEPALRATARPNVARVSTATAERLGLGEVVTVSHGARSLILPLEVTEPMVDDVVWVPLNPGADRIFAAPGTPVVVAPVLVEEGE, encoded by the coding sequence ATGAGTGTCGAGACGAAGACGGCCTCCGAGGTCGCGCCGAAGCCCGATCTGGTCACGCTGACGATCGACGGGACGCAGGTGAGCGTCCCGAAGGGCACGCTGATCATCCGCGCCGCCGAGATGATCGGCACCGCGATCCCGCGCTTCTGCGATCACCCGCTGCTCGACCCCGTCGGCGCCTGCCGCCAGTGCATGGTCGAGATCCCCGACGCCGGCAACGGCCGCGGCTTCCCGAAGCCCCAGGCGTCCTGCACCATGCCGGTCGCCGAGGGCATGAAGGTCAACACGCAGGTCACGTCCCCCGTCGCCAAGAAGGCGCAGGAGGGCATGCTCGAGCTGTTGCTGATCAACCACCCGCTCGACTGCCCCATCTGCGACAAGGGCGGCGAGTGCCCGCTGCAGAACCAGTCGATGTCGCACGGCCACGGCGAGTCCCGCTTCACCGAACTGAAGCGCACGTTCCCGAAGCCCGTGAGCATCTCCGCGCAGATCCTCCTCGACCGCGAGCGCTGCGTGCTCTGCGCACGCTGCACCCGCTTCTCCGAACAGATCTCCGGCGACCCGTTCATCGCCCTGGTCGAGCGCGGCGCGCTGCAGCAGATCGGCACCTACGAGCAGGACCCGTACGACTCGTACTTCTCCGGCAACGTCGTGCAGATCTGCCCCGTCGGCGCCCTCACGTCGGCCGCCTACCGCTTCCAGGCCCGCCCGTTCGACCTCGTGTCGACGCCGACGACCTGTGAGCACTGCGCGTCCGGCTGCGAGCTGCGCACCGACCACCGTCACCACCAGGTCAAGCGCCGCCTCGCGGGCAACAACCCGGCCGTGAACGAGGAGTGGAACTGCGACAAGGGCCGCTTCGGCTTCATGTACGGCCGCGGCGACGACCGCGTCACCCGTCCGCTCGTCCGCCGCGACGGCGTCCTGCAGCCCGCCAGCTGGCCCGAGGCCATCGACGCCGCGGTCCACGGCCTGCGCGTCGCCGGCACCTCCGTCGGCGTGCAGACCGGCGGCCGCCTCACCGTCGAGAACGCCTACGGCTACGGCAAGTTCGCGCGCGCGGTGCTCGGCACCAACTCGGTCGACTTCCGCTCCCGCCCCGGCTCTGCGGAGGAGGCCGACTTCCTGGCCGCCCACGTCGCGGGCAAGGGGCTCGGCGACTCCGTGCAGTTCACCGACCTGGAGAACGCCGGCCACGTCGTGCTCGTCGCCTTCGAGCCCGAGGACGAGATGCCCAGCATCTTCCTCCGCCTCCGCAAGGGCGTCCGCAAGAAGGGCCTCAAGGTCACCACGCTGGCGCCGTTCGCGTCGCGCGGCACCGTCAAGCTCGGCGCCACGCTGGTCCCGGTCGCCCCCGGCGGCGAGGCCTCCGCGCTGGCCGATCTCGAGGGGCTCGACTCCGGCTCCGTCATCCTGGTGGGGGAGCGCGCCGCGACCCTGCCCGGCCTGCTCACCGCCGCCGTCGCGAAGGCCGACGCCACCGGCGCCCGCCTGGCCTGGATGCCCCGTCGCGCAGGCGACATGGGCGCCATTGAGGCCGGCTGCCTGCCGGCCCTGCTGCCCGGCGGCCGCCCCGTCGCCGACGCGGCCGCCCGCGTCGACGTCGCGTCGCACTGGGGCGTCGAGTCCCTGCCGACGGCCCCCGGCCTGAGCGCCGACGAGCAGTTCGCGGCCTTGGCTGACGGCTCGCTCAAGGCCCTCGTGGTCGCCGGCGTCGATCCGGCCGACCTCGCCGACCCGGACGCCGCGCTGGCAGGCCTCGAGGCCGCCCAGTTCGTCGTCAGCATCGAGCAGCGCCTGAGTCCCGTGACCGAGCGCGCCGACGTCGTGTTCCCCGCCTGCCTCCTCGAGGAGCAGAACGGGCATTTCCTGAACTGGGAGCACCGCGAGGGCCGCGTCCGCATGATCAACAAGGCGACCGTCTCCCCGATGAGCGACCTGCGAATCCTCGCCGCGCTGTCCGACGCGCTGGGCTCCGATCTGGGGTTCCGCGCCGCGAAGCAGGCGTGGGCCGACTTCACCGAGCTCGGCTCCTGGGACGGCGACCGCGCGACCGCGGCCCCCGTCGAGGCCCCCGAGCACGCCGCCGACGGCACGCTGGTCGTCGGCTGGCGCGAGCTGCTCGACGCCTCGAAGGGCACCGACTACGAGCCGGCGCTGCGCGCCACGGCCCGCCCGAACGTCGCGCGTGTCTCCACCGCGACGGCCGAGCGACTCGGCCTCGGCGAGGTCGTCACCGTCAGCCACGGGGCCCGTTCGCTCATCCTGCCTCTCGAGGTGACCGAGCCGATGGTCGACGACGTGGTCTGGGTCCCGCTCAATCCGGGCGCCGACCGTATCTTCGCTGCCCCCGGTACCCCGGTGGTTGTGGCACCCGTCCTCGTGGAAGAAGGGGAGTAG
- the nuoF gene encoding NADH-quinone oxidoreductase subunit NuoF, producing MTDLLTPVLSAHWGDEQSWKLARYEATGGYRALRTALGMSPDDLISLVKDANLRGRGGAGFPTGMKWSFVPQDNPNPKYLVVNADESEPGTCKDMPLMLATPHTLVEGVIIASYAIRAKHAFIYCRGEVLHVIRRLQQAVREAYAAGYLGKNIMGTGYDLDIIVHAGAGAYICGEETALLDSLEGRRGQPRLRPPFPAVAGLYASPTVINNVESIASVPSIVANGAAWFQSMGTEKSKGMTLYSVSGHVKTPGQFEAPMGITLRQLIELGGGMREGHELKFFTPGGSSTPILTADGLDLPLDYESMAGAGTMLGTKALQVFDETTSVVRTTLRFVEFYKHESCGKCTPCREGSWWLVQLLMKFEAGTAREGDVDKLLDLCDNIGGRSFCALADGAVACVTSAVRHFRAEFELGYHTPAWELFPYEKSALFTTEGDAR from the coding sequence GTGACCGACCTGCTGACTCCGGTACTGAGCGCCCACTGGGGCGATGAGCAGTCCTGGAAGCTGGCCCGCTACGAGGCGACCGGCGGCTACCGTGCGCTGCGCACCGCGCTCGGCATGTCTCCCGACGACCTGATCTCGCTCGTCAAGGACGCCAACCTGCGCGGCCGTGGCGGCGCGGGCTTCCCGACGGGCATGAAGTGGTCCTTCGTCCCGCAGGACAACCCGAACCCGAAGTACCTCGTCGTCAACGCCGACGAGTCGGAGCCGGGCACCTGCAAGGACATGCCGCTCATGCTGGCGACGCCGCACACCCTCGTCGAGGGCGTCATCATCGCGTCGTACGCCATCCGCGCCAAGCACGCGTTCATCTACTGTCGCGGCGAGGTCCTGCACGTGATCCGCCGCCTGCAGCAGGCCGTGCGCGAGGCCTACGCGGCCGGCTATCTCGGCAAGAACATCATGGGCACCGGCTACGACCTGGACATCATCGTCCACGCCGGCGCGGGCGCCTACATCTGCGGCGAGGAGACGGCTCTGCTCGACTCGCTCGAGGGCCGCCGCGGGCAACCGCGCCTGCGTCCCCCGTTCCCCGCGGTCGCGGGCCTCTACGCGTCCCCGACGGTGATCAACAACGTCGAGTCCATCGCCTCGGTGCCGTCGATCGTCGCCAACGGCGCGGCCTGGTTCCAGTCCATGGGTACCGAGAAGTCCAAGGGCATGACCCTCTACTCGGTCTCCGGTCACGTGAAGACGCCCGGCCAGTTCGAAGCCCCCATGGGCATCACGCTGCGCCAGCTGATCGAGCTGGGTGGCGGCATGCGCGAGGGCCACGAGCTGAAGTTCTTCACCCCCGGCGGCTCCTCGACCCCGATCCTGACGGCCGATGGCCTCGACCTGCCGCTCGACTACGAGTCGATGGCCGGGGCAGGCACGATGCTCGGCACCAAGGCCCTGCAGGTGTTCGACGAGACCACCTCCGTGGTCCGCACGACGCTGCGCTTCGTCGAGTTCTACAAGCACGAGTCCTGCGGCAAGTGCACCCCGTGCCGCGAGGGATCCTGGTGGCTCGTGCAGCTGCTGATGAAGTTCGAGGCAGGCACCGCACGGGAGGGCGACGTCGACAAGCTCCTCGACCTGTGCGACAACATCGGCGGACGCTCCTTCTGCGCGCTGGCCGACGGTGCCGTGGCGTGCGTGACCAGCGCGGTGCGCCACTTCCGCGCCGAGTTCGAGCTGGGCTACCACACGCCCGCCTGGGAGCTCTTCCCCTACGAGAAGAGCGCGCTGTTCACCACGGAAGGAGACGCGCGATGA